Within the Pseudobythopirellula maris genome, the region GTCATTCGTCATTCGGATTTCGTCATTCACCTTCTACGACTTTCTGTCGCCCCAGCCGCACGAGCTTCCTCAGCTCTTCGGGCTTGGTGACGGCGGCCCACTCGTTGCGGGCCAGTTCGGCCAAGCCGCCCGCGGGGGGCTGCATGTCGTTGCGATAGTATTGCTTGAAAATCCGGCCGATCCAGCGGGTGACGAGCGCCTGCACTAAACCTTGCAGCAATCCACCAGCCACCGTGCCGGCGCCCGGAACGGTCTTGAGAAGCGATCCGACGCCCGCCGCCAGGGCGGGCGCGGCGGCCGACGCGCCGAGCATCGCGATCAGGTTCTTGCCCAGCTGGGCGAGCATCTCGGTGACGGTGTTCGTGTCGACCTTCTGCTTGTAAACGCCCGCCAGGTCGAGCACCATTTTGACCGTCACCGCGCTGCCGCCGGCCAGGTCCAACAGCGGGATCGGGTTGACGGCCGACACGCCGGCGGCGACCCACATGTGGCGGTCGATCACCCGGTCGGCCTCTTTGTCGAGCACGGCGAGCACGCGCTCGCGGGCCTCGTCCACCAAGCCGCGCGAACGCATCAGCAGGTTGGCCAGCAGCAGGTCGCCCCCCTCGCGGGCGACGATCGCGGCGATCCGCTCGGCGAGCGGCGAGATGTCGGGCGGCGCCTCGACCTCGTCGTGGGTCTCGACCCCGTCGGGCGAGACGCGCACCACGGGCCGCATCGTCGGCCGCGATCGCACGGCCACGAGGTCGGTCGCCGCGACGAGCCCCTCACACTGCTCGGCGATTTGACCGAGCAGCTCCTCGCGCTGCCGCGAGTCGTACCAGTCCTCCTTGTTCAGGCAGAGCACGATCCGTTTCTCCATCGTGGCGAGCCGCTCCAGCAGGTCGTGCTCGTACGACTTCATCGGCCCGTCGACGACGAACAGCACGAGGTCGGCGTCCTTGGCGGAGAGCGCAGCGGCGGCCGCGCGCCCCTCGCCCTGCACCTCGGCCAGGCCCGGCGTGTCGATGAGCGTCACGCTGTCGTCGTCGGGCCAAGGGACGCGGCTCTCGGTCGTCGTGGTGCCGCCGACCACGTCGCTGCGGAACGCCTCGCGGCCCGCCAGCGCGTTGAGCAGCGACGACTTGCCGCTGGAGATCGTGCCAAACGCCACGACCTCGAGCGAGCGCGTCTCGCGTTTCTCTTCGAGCTCGCGGATCGAGCGTTCGATCTCGGAACGCAACATCGGGTTGACGGCGCCCTCGGCGGCGTACTCGCGCCCGGCCGACAGGTTGTCGCCCAGCTCGGCGGCGCGTTGGTTGCGCGAGAGTTGGCTCGGGTCGCGCGAGCGACGGTCGTCGGCGACACGGCGACTGCGGGTGTTGCGCCATAAACGCCAAGCGCCCCACACCACGAGGCCCGTGAGCAGCAGAGCGCCCGCCGTCACCACGCCCAGGTACAACCAGCTCACCGTGGGGCTGATCTCCATGGCGGCGTTGTACTGCGCGATGACCTTCGGAGGCACGGTGACGAGCGCATAGCCGATCGCCACGAGAGCGACGATGGTCAGCAGTCCGGTGGTCTTGGGTCGGCGAAGCATACTGCGGTTAGCTCTTAGCGGTTAATCGTTAGCCACCGTGCCGCCCATCTTAGAGCGGTTTGCTCATTGGTGTAGACGCTCGGCTCGCGATCGGCGTCATGGCTTCGTCAGCCTGCATCGACAATGCACCGCATTGCCTGCTTCGGCTTCCTCGCCACGCCGCCAATCGCTTCCCCGCTCGTCCACACCAATTCGAATACCGCTCTAGCCGCTGGCGGGGTTCTTCGTACGGGCTTGAAATCTGACCGGATCAACAAGACTGGCGGGATGGCTGGGAGCAAATGATCCTGTCGATCTAGTCTAACGTTTTTTCCTTGGCGTCCTTGGCGACTTGGCGGTTGCCCCGTTCGTCGTTCGCCAGCCAAGCATGAATCTTGCCGCGCATCTCCTACACCAGCCCCCAGCGTTTGCGCAGCCACCATTCGGTTGTCAGCAACCCCACGAACAGCAGCAGGAACGGCCAGGTGTCCCAGTAGGTGACGCGCGCGATGACCTCCTGCTTGCGCATCGGCTCCTCCTCGGCCAGCTCGGCCAACAACGCGGGCAATTCCTCAGGCGCGAGCGCCCGGCCCCCCGCCTCGCGGGTGGCGTCGGCCAGTTGGGCCATGATTTGCGGCTCGGCCGAGGGGCGGTCGAGCTCCAGATCGTGGTCGGGCGCCAAGAACCGCGCCCGTGCGGAGCCGAGCGTCTCGCCGTCGGCCGTGGCGGTGAGCTCGACCGTGTAGTCACCGGCCGCGGTGATGTTGCGGAACACGGCCGTGGAGCGCGCCGCCCCGCCCGGCGCCGGGGCGACGTGCTTCAAGCCGTTCGGGTCGGTCACCACCACGCGGTACTCGACGCCGGCCAGGTCGAGGGCGCCGCTCTCAAGCCGTGGGTCGTTCACGCCGACGGTCATCTCGAGCGAGGCGCCGCGCTGCGCCCGCCGCGAGGCGAGCTCGACGTAAACCGGGTTGCGGCGGGTGTCGTCCCGCTTGGCGAGCCACAGCACCGCCTGGCGCCAGAAACGGCGGTGCTCCTCGGCGCGCCCCTCCATGCGCCACCGCCAAGTCATGTCGATCGCCAGCGCCATCGTCCGCCCCAGCCCCGCCTGGCCGACCACGAGCAGCGGCTGCGGAGCGCCGGGCGGCGCCGTTGCGGCGATCACCTGAGCGCTGCGTTTCACGTTGTCGACGCCGAGCCGGTTGGCGCCGGACAACGGCGGCATGCCGCGCCACGCCGACGCCACTCCCTGCGACGGATCGATCTGCAAGATCGGGTGCCTCACGCCCAGCGGCTCGGTCGGCGTCATCCACACCGGCCCCGGCAGGTGGACGTCTTCGCGCAGCGGCTGGCCGAAGCCTTGCCGCTCGGCCCGGCCGATCATCACCGGCAGCACCTCGGCGACCGGCGTCCCGCGGTAGCCGCCCGGCCCGAAGCTGTGCTTGCCGCCGAGCATCGCCAGCCCCGCGCCGCCCCGCACGGCGTTGGCGATCGACTCCCAGGTGCGTGTGTTCAGCGCTTCGGCGTCGAGGTTGTCGAGCAGCACCACGTCGAACTCCCCAGGCCGCAGGCTCTCGGCCAGGTCGCGTCGCGGCTGGCGGTAGTCGAACACGGTGCGGGAGAGCGCGATGTCGGGCGAGGCGGAGAGCGCCGCGCGGACGAACCGCTGCTCGACGCCCGGGGCGCCGGCCACGCGCTGCGCGCCGACCAACTGCCGCACCCGCACGCCGCCGTCGCGGACCGTGACGAAGGTGCTCGCCTCGTTGTTTCCGGTAACGGTCTCGCCCTCCTGCGACTCGGCCCGCAGGGTGACCTTCCACTCGCCCGGCTCGGTGGGGGCGTGGCGGAGCACGACGGGCAGCGCCACCCCGCCGCCGTCGGCGGTGAGGCTCACCGCGTCGACCGCCGCCATCTCGCCCTCGGCGTTCTCCCACAAGAGCTGCACCCGGACCGGTCGGTTGGGGTAGCCCTCGATGCGCACCAGCCCCCCCACGTCGAGCGGCGCCTTGGCGTAGGCGGTCGAGCTGACCGAGAGGTCATCGACCGCCACGTCGGCCCGCTCGCCGGTGGCGCGGGCGCCGAACGTCAGCGCGTACAGCGGGGCCGCTTCGGCCGCCAAGCGGCGGGCGGCGTCGCTGGGGGGCGCGTCGCGCGGCGGCGTGGCCCGCTGGGCCCCGTCGCTCAGCACGACCACGCCCAACAGACGCTGCGCCCCCTCGCGCTCGACCAACTCGCTGAGCGACGCGCCGAGCGTCGTCTCCTCGCCGTCCGGCGTGCTCGGCAGCGCGATGCGGCCACCCGATATCGGCAGCGGGGCGAGCGACTTGTCGAAGCGGTAAGCCCTGAGGTCGTGTTTCTCCGCGATCGCGGCGAGCGAGCGCTCGCTCGCCGCAAGCGAGTCGGCGACGTTGCGCCAACGCGACGCGCCGGCCAGGCCGTCTTCCACGGTCATGCTGCGCGACGAGTCGAGGAGCATCAGCAGCAACGAGCGGACCTCTTCGCTCTTGGTGTAGACGAGCGTCGGCCTCGCCATCGCGACGAGCAGCAGCAGCGTGGTCGCCACCCGCAGCGCGCCGAGCGTGGCCTTGCGACGCGGCGTGAGCCCTCCGCCCCGCGGCCCCAACACCCACGGCGCAACGAGCAAGAGACTCGTGACCAAAGTCACGGTCCAGTCGCCGCCGAGGGGATGGAAAACCCACTGCATGGAGGGAAGGGGTTAGGGGCTAGGGGCTAGAAACGGCTCGCCACTGTTGATGGGTCATTGGGATTGGGTGGTTGGGGCCTCGACATAGAATCGGTTCGACAGCAGTTGCTCGGCGGCGAACGCGGCGGCCACCAGGGCGATGAGCCAAGGGTAGAGTTCTCGGCCCGGTTGGCCGAGGTCGATGCTGCGCGTCAGGTCGTCGCGGTTGCGGACGAGCCGCACCCGGTCGGCGCCACCCAGCTGCTCGGCGATTTGCTCGAACGGCGCCCGGTCGAGTTCGCCAAATGCCGGGTCGAGGTTCACCGAGAACGCCGCCTCGTAGCGGTTGCTCGTCCCGCCGGCCGTCACGCGGTAAGGCCCCGGCTCGTCGGTCGCCGACACGCTCAGCTCGGCGGCCCCCGGGGGAACGGGCAGCCGCAGGGCGCCTTCGTCGGGGGTCATCAGCACCACGCCTTCGAGCGTCTCGCCCACCGGCAGCGGCGCCACGGCCGTCTCGCCCGCTCGGTAGTTGAGCGGCGCGGACGTTTGGTCGCACAGCGTGTCGGCCACGCCGTTCGCCAGCAGCAGAAACGGCCACGGGTCTTCGCCGGTCGGCAGCAGGTTCCACGGCTCGGGCCGGCTGAGCGGGTCGGACCACGGCGTGGTGGAGAGCAGCACCCGGCCGCGACCCAGCGGGCGGTCGACGAGCGCGGCGTCGCCGTTGGCGTAGCGAGCGGCGGTCACGGCGTCGTCGCGGGCGTTCTCCAACTCCCAGTAGGTCAGCACCGGGAAGGCGGCCCACGGCACGTCCTCGGCGAACTCCGAGAGTTCCGCCAGCACCGGGTGGCCGTAATCGGTCGGCAGCAGGTAGGTCTCTTCACGCGACCGCCACTTCAGCGCGGCGGGCAGCAGCACCTGGGCGTCGGGCGAGTTCATCGCGTCGAGCACGGCGTTGCGGCCGAGCATGACGCCGACGCCCCCGCCGCGCGTCGCGAAGTCGACCAGCGAGCGCCAGGCCTCGATCGCCAGCGGCGGCGGGTCGAGCAGCATCACCGCCTGATACTGGTCCAGGTCGGTCGAGGCGAGCTCGCGCGGCGGACGCACCTCGCAGCGGTACCGCGACGCGAAACCGGCGCCGAGCGTGGCGGGCGCGATCGCCTCGCGCACGAACGCCGCGTCGCCCTCGGGCGCGGCGACCAGCAGCACGCTCTTGGGCGCCCCCACCTCGACGGTGAAGTGGCGGCGGTCGTCGCTCGCCAGGGGGTCGCTGCCGGTGATTTGCACAAAGCCTTGGTGCAGGCCCCGCGCGAGGCCGGTGAGCGCGAACGTGAGCTCGCCACTCGCCGGCAGCGGACGCTCGTCACGTTTAACGAACTCCTCGCCGCTGCGCAGCCAGAGCTGCGCCACGCCGGTCGACGGCGTGTCGCCTAAGCGGCGGACCTCCGCGCGCAGCTCGAGCGGGTCGCCCTCCACCAGACGGCTGCGGCTCAGCCGCAAGGCGCCGAGCCCCACGTTCACCGGCTCTTCGACGCCGACGTCGATCAGGTAGAGCGTCGCCCCCGGGCGGCTCTCCAGCTGGTCGGCCACGGCCGAGCGGGTCGCCTCGTTCCAGGCGCCGCTCGAGAAGTCGGTGAACAGGTAGATGTCTTGCCGCCGCTCGGGCGGCCGCTCGCCACCGGCCGACGCCTCGCCATTGATCCGCTCCAAGGCCTCGGCCACGGCCGCCTCGAGCGGCCTGGGGTGGCTGTCGACGCGGAGCCGCTCGACGCGCAGCCGGGCGGCGTCGCGGTCGGCCGCCTTGCTGCGGAAACCGGCCGAGCGGTCGACCACCTCGAAGGTGCTGTCGGCGGGCGTCTGCTCCAAGAGCCACAGCGCGGTCTCCTTCGCCGCGGCGAGCCTCGTTTGGTTGCGGTCGGTGTATTGGCTGTTCGGCGCGTTGTCGAACACCAAGGCGGCCGAGAGCGCGGCGTCGATCGCCCCGCGGCCCCCCGCCCCGCCCCACAAGCCCGAGCCGCTCAGCACCGGCCGCGCGAGCGCGAAGGCCAGCAGCGCGATCGCCAAGCACCGCAGCACCAGCAGCAGCCAATGCCGCAGCTGCATGCGCGTCTGGTTCGCGCTCTGCCGGCTCTTGACGAACCGGAGCGCCGGAAACTTCAGCCGCTGCGGTTCGCGGCGCATCACCAGGTGCAAGACGATCGGCGCTGCGATGAGCAGGGCGCCGGCTAGCAGGGCTGGGGTGAGGAAAGACATGTGGGCAGCGGAGGTGTTGTTGTGTAATTCCCTCCCCCTGGTGGGGAGGGGAACTACGCTCGATGCTTCCTGGTCACCAGGTACTCCGTCAGCGCCCGATCGAACGGCATGCTCGTGTCGAGCGGCACGTAGTCGATGCCGCTCTGGAAACACTCTTGGCGGTAGGTCTCACGGAACGACTCGACCTCGGCGAGGTAGTCGGTGCGGAAGCCGTCGGCGTCGATCTCGAGCTTTTCTTTCGACTCGGGGTCTTCGAGCTCCACCAAGCCGGTGAAGGGGAACGCCACCTCGGCTTCATCGAGCACGTGGAACAAGATCACGTCGTGACCGCCATGCCGCAGGCGGCGGAGCGCGGGGATCACGCCCCCCTCGCCTTCCGCATCGGCGAGCAAGTCGCTGAAGACCATCACCAGGCTCGAATGCTTGAGCATCGCGGCGAGCTGGATCAGGCTCGCGCCGATGTCGGTCTTGCCCTCGGGCTTGAGGTTGGCCAAGAGCGACAAGATCGTGCCGATCTGGGTCCGCTTGCTCTTGGGCGGCAGCGACTGCCGGATCCGCTCGCCGAACGTCACGAGCCCCACCGGGTCTTGCTGGCCGATCATCAGGTAGGTGAGCGCGGCGGCCAAGCAGATCGAGTAGTCGAACTTGGTGAGCTCCTGCCGGTACGTGTAGGCCATCGACTCGCTGAGGTCCATCGCCAGGTAGCCGGTGATGTTGGTCTCGGCCTCAAACTTCTTGACGTAGTAGCGGTCGGTCTTGGCGTAGGCGAGCCAATCGATGTCCTTCGGGTCGTCGCCGTGCGTGTACTTGCGGTGCTCGGAGAACTCGACCGAGAACCCGTGGAACGGGCTGGCGTGCAGCCCCTGCATGAACCCTTTGACGATGAACTGAGCGCGCAGGTCGAGCCGCTTGATCTGCTGGATCACTTCCGGCTTGAGATAGGACTCGGCGGCGGGCACAGGCGGGAGGGGCTAGGGGCTAGGGAGTAGCCGAGGACCTACGGTCGTCGGAGGGATTCACCACAGAGGCACAGAGGGCACGGAGACGGACGAAGATTGGGACGCGGATGCACGCGGATTGGGCGGATCGACGAGGATGATAGAAGACTACAACTACTTAACGGGAGCTAATCTGACGGGTGGAAATCGGTTGTACCCAATCGAAGGACATTGGAATTCAGTGATCTGATGAAATCGATCTCCCGTAATCCGCGTTTATCCGCTCGATCTGCGTCCATCCGCGTCCCATTTTTTTCTGT harbors:
- a CDS encoding YcjF family protein; the encoded protein is MLRRPKTTGLLTIVALVAIGYALVTVPPKVIAQYNAAMEISPTVSWLYLGVVTAGALLLTGLVVWGAWRLWRNTRSRRVADDRRSRDPSQLSRNQRAAELGDNLSAGREYAAEGAVNPMLRSEIERSIRELEEKRETRSLEVVAFGTISSGKSSLLNALAGREAFRSDVVGGTTTTESRVPWPDDDSVTLIDTPGLAEVQGEGRAAAAALSAKDADLVLFVVDGPMKSYEHDLLERLATMEKRIVLCLNKEDWYDSRQREELLGQIAEQCEGLVAATDLVAVRSRPTMRPVVRVSPDGVETHDEVEAPPDISPLAERIAAIVAREGGDLLLANLLMRSRGLVDEARERVLAVLDKEADRVIDRHMWVAAGVSAVNPIPLLDLAGGSAVTVKMVLDLAGVYKQKVDTNTVTEMLAQLGKNLIAMLGASAAAPALAAGVGSLLKTVPGAGTVAGGLLQGLVQALVTRWIGRIFKQYYRNDMQPPAGGLAELARNEWAAVTKPEELRKLVRLGRQKVVEGE
- a CDS encoding glutamine amidotransferase, with the translated sequence MQWVFHPLGGDWTVTLVTSLLLVAPWVLGPRGGGLTPRRKATLGALRVATTLLLLVAMARPTLVYTKSEEVRSLLLMLLDSSRSMTVEDGLAGASRWRNVADSLAASERSLAAIAEKHDLRAYRFDKSLAPLPISGGRIALPSTPDGEETTLGASLSELVEREGAQRLLGVVVLSDGAQRATPPRDAPPSDAARRLAAEAAPLYALTFGARATGERADVAVDDLSVSSTAYAKAPLDVGGLVRIEGYPNRPVRVQLLWENAEGEMAAVDAVSLTADGGGVALPVVLRHAPTEPGEWKVTLRAESQEGETVTGNNEASTFVTVRDGGVRVRQLVGAQRVAGAPGVEQRFVRAALSASPDIALSRTVFDYRQPRRDLAESLRPGEFDVVLLDNLDAEALNTRTWESIANAVRGGAGLAMLGGKHSFGPGGYRGTPVAEVLPVMIGRAERQGFGQPLREDVHLPGPVWMTPTEPLGVRHPILQIDPSQGVASAWRGMPPLSGANRLGVDNVKRSAQVIAATAPPGAPQPLLVVGQAGLGRTMALAIDMTWRWRMEGRAEEHRRFWRQAVLWLAKRDDTRRNPVYVELASRRAQRGASLEMTVGVNDPRLESGALDLAGVEYRVVVTDPNGLKHVAPAPGGAARSTAVFRNITAAGDYTVELTATADGETLGSARARFLAPDHDLELDRPSAEPQIMAQLADATREAGGRALAPEELPALLAELAEEEPMRKQEVIARVTYWDTWPFLLLFVGLLTTEWWLRKRWGLV
- a CDS encoding BatA domain-containing protein codes for the protein MSFLTPALLAGALLIAAPIVLHLVMRREPQRLKFPALRFVKSRQSANQTRMQLRHWLLLVLRCLAIALLAFALARPVLSGSGLWGGAGGRGAIDAALSAALVFDNAPNSQYTDRNQTRLAAAKETALWLLEQTPADSTFEVVDRSAGFRSKAADRDAARLRVERLRVDSHPRPLEAAVAEALERINGEASAGGERPPERRQDIYLFTDFSSGAWNEATRSAVADQLESRPGATLYLIDVGVEEPVNVGLGALRLSRSRLVEGDPLELRAEVRRLGDTPSTGVAQLWLRSGEEFVKRDERPLPASGELTFALTGLARGLHQGFVQITGSDPLASDDRRHFTVEVGAPKSVLLVAAPEGDAAFVREAIAPATLGAGFASRYRCEVRPPRELASTDLDQYQAVMLLDPPPLAIEAWRSLVDFATRGGGVGVMLGRNAVLDAMNSPDAQVLLPAALKWRSREETYLLPTDYGHPVLAELSEFAEDVPWAAFPVLTYWELENARDDAVTAARYANGDAALVDRPLGRGRVLLSTTPWSDPLSRPEPWNLLPTGEDPWPFLLLANGVADTLCDQTSAPLNYRAGETAVAPLPVGETLEGVVLMTPDEGALRLPVPPGAAELSVSATDEPGPYRVTAGGTSNRYEAAFSVNLDPAFGELDRAPFEQIAEQLGGADRVRLVRNRDDLTRSIDLGQPGRELYPWLIALVAAAFAAEQLLSNRFYVEAPTTQSQ
- a CDS encoding DUF58 domain-containing protein, producing MPAAESYLKPEVIQQIKRLDLRAQFIVKGFMQGLHASPFHGFSVEFSEHRKYTHGDDPKDIDWLAYAKTDRYYVKKFEAETNITGYLAMDLSESMAYTYRQELTKFDYSICLAAALTYLMIGQQDPVGLVTFGERIRQSLPPKSKRTQIGTILSLLANLKPEGKTDIGASLIQLAAMLKHSSLVMVFSDLLADAEGEGGVIPALRRLRHGGHDVILFHVLDEAEVAFPFTGLVELEDPESKEKLEIDADGFRTDYLAEVESFRETYRQECFQSGIDYVPLDTSMPFDRALTEYLVTRKHRA